One genomic region from Sorangium aterium encodes:
- a CDS encoding DUF362 domain-containing protein: MVTVSRPGVSYGGSAPYGPPGAVYEAVEALFRRLGLDAARAGTPAWNPLGDLIAPGDRVVVKPNLVSSKNLHQKITGERLAASSTHGSLLRPVLDYALRAAGPRGRVRVVDSPVEGCEIEKVAGPLGIFDVIDHLKAQGHDVDFIDLRYFRIAPVFALDDVRRFGRSWNLGLLLRRRLPGDPRGYRVVDLGSNSFFAGAGAPRGAALRFHRSHYATPVPHHTGQRHEYSIPQTLLDADVVINLPKLKTHKKTGITLSLKSVIGLTNEKYWLPHFTEGDPSVGGDEFDRPQGLGEAVENKLSRLPLPGDHSLVARAPRLGAPPKVIDGSWEGNDTLWRTILDLNRILFFADRGGALRGEPQRRYLTIVDGIVAGEGEGPLGATPVRAGLLIGGFDPGLVDAIASQVMGFDPARIPLVRASLGGVLLPGSRLDEVEHVVDGPAPTHRFKPPRSWPSLLPGMAGAAA, from the coding sequence GTGGTGACGGTCTCTCGGCCGGGCGTGAGCTACGGGGGCAGCGCGCCCTACGGCCCGCCGGGCGCCGTCTACGAGGCCGTCGAGGCGCTCTTCCGCCGGCTCGGCCTCGATGCGGCCCGCGCGGGCACGCCCGCGTGGAACCCGCTCGGCGACCTGATCGCGCCGGGGGACCGCGTCGTCGTCAAGCCGAACCTCGTCTCCTCGAAGAACCTCCACCAGAAGATCACGGGCGAGCGGCTCGCCGCCTCCAGCACCCACGGCTCGCTGCTCCGGCCCGTGCTCGACTACGCGCTCCGCGCCGCCGGCCCGCGCGGGAGGGTGCGCGTCGTCGACTCCCCTGTCGAGGGCTGCGAGATCGAGAAGGTCGCCGGCCCGCTCGGCATCTTCGACGTCATCGATCACCTGAAGGCCCAGGGGCATGACGTCGATTTCATCGACCTGCGGTATTTCCGGATCGCGCCTGTGTTCGCGCTCGACGACGTGCGCCGCTTCGGCCGCTCGTGGAACCTCGGCCTGCTCCTCCGCCGCCGCCTGCCCGGCGATCCGCGGGGCTACCGGGTCGTCGATCTGGGCTCGAACAGCTTCTTCGCCGGCGCGGGCGCCCCGCGCGGCGCTGCGCTCCGCTTCCACCGCAGCCATTACGCGACGCCGGTGCCGCACCACACGGGGCAGCGGCACGAATACAGCATTCCCCAGACGCTGCTCGACGCGGATGTCGTCATCAACCTCCCCAAGCTGAAGACGCACAAGAAGACGGGTATCACGCTGTCGTTGAAGAGCGTGATCGGCTTGACGAACGAGAAGTACTGGCTCCCGCACTTCACCGAGGGCGATCCATCGGTCGGCGGCGACGAGTTCGATCGGCCTCAAGGTCTCGGAGAGGCGGTGGAGAACAAGCTCAGCCGGCTCCCGCTCCCCGGCGATCACTCGCTCGTCGCGCGCGCGCCGCGGCTCGGGGCGCCGCCGAAGGTCATCGACGGCAGCTGGGAGGGGAACGACACGCTCTGGCGGACCATCCTGGATCTCAACCGCATCCTCTTCTTCGCGGACCGCGGCGGCGCGCTGCGCGGGGAGCCGCAGCGGCGGTACCTGACGATCGTGGACGGCATCGTCGCGGGCGAGGGCGAAGGGCCGCTCGGGGCGACGCCCGTGCGCGCAGGGCTCCTGATCGGCGGGTTCGATCCGGGCCTCGTCGACGCGATCGCCTCGCAGGTGATGGGCTTCGATCCGGCGCGGATACCGCTCGTGCGGGCGTCGCTGGGCGGGGTGTTGCTCCCTGGCAGTCGCCTCGACGAGGTCGAGCACGTCGTCGACGGGCCCGCGCCGACCCACCGGTTCAAGCCGCCCCGCAGCTGGCCGTCGCTGCTCCCCGGCATGGCCGGCGCGGCGGCGTGA
- a CDS encoding non-reducing end alpha-L-arabinofuranosidase family hydrolase, with amino-acid sequence MITHLDLPCHALAPCRSLLRLSALGCVLAALAGCSGGTTDDQPSPDGTGGSENPVTGASSTTGASSTTGTGGSTATSSSVGSGGSGTTGTGGSTSASGSGGDPGDGGGGAGGSPPTCDLPTTFKWKSGPPVISPKPPAGRSWASVKDPTIVFFENKYHVFATVFDTTSGNGGWQSMYSNFTDIPQANAAEQHYMASWPTGSTVAPQVFYFQPHKKWYLIYQWNGRYSTNDDINNMNGWSRPQGLLRGEPNGALDFWNICDDKNCYLFFSRDDGKLYRSKVSIDKFPNYDGYETVMSAPSASLLFEASNVYKVDGSNKYLLMVEAYDNSPRFFRSWTSESLDGPWAPLADTKQNPFAGPANVTYEGQDWSDDISHGELIRSGHDEKMTIDPCDLRFLYQGRDPKVGGDYGKLPYRLGMLTLQK; translated from the coding sequence ATGATCACTCACCTCGATTTGCCCTGCCACGCTCTGGCTCCGTGCCGTTCCCTCCTTCGTCTCTCTGCTCTCGGCTGTGTGCTCGCGGCGCTCGCCGGCTGCAGCGGCGGCACGACCGACGACCAGCCCTCCCCTGATGGGACGGGTGGCTCGGAGAATCCGGTGACGGGCGCCAGCAGTACGACGGGCGCCAGCAGTACGACGGGCACCGGCGGGAGCACTGCTACGTCGAGCTCCGTCGGGAGCGGGGGAAGCGGTACGACGGGTACCGGCGGGAGCACGTCGGCCTCGGGGAGCGGCGGCGATCCAGGGGACGGTGGTGGAGGCGCAGGCGGCTCCCCGCCGACCTGCGACTTGCCCACCACGTTCAAGTGGAAGTCGGGGCCTCCGGTGATCAGCCCCAAGCCGCCTGCCGGCCGCAGCTGGGCATCCGTCAAGGACCCGACGATCGTGTTCTTCGAGAACAAGTACCACGTGTTTGCCACCGTGTTCGACACCACGTCGGGCAACGGCGGATGGCAGTCCATGTACTCGAATTTCACGGACATCCCTCAGGCGAACGCCGCTGAGCAGCACTACATGGCGAGCTGGCCCACCGGCAGCACTGTCGCGCCCCAGGTCTTCTATTTCCAGCCGCACAAAAAGTGGTACCTCATCTACCAGTGGAACGGCCGGTACTCGACCAACGATGACATCAACAACATGAACGGCTGGAGTCGGCCCCAAGGGCTGCTCCGAGGCGAGCCGAACGGCGCGCTGGACTTCTGGAACATCTGCGACGACAAAAACTGCTACCTCTTCTTCTCGCGGGACGACGGAAAGCTCTACCGCTCCAAGGTCAGCATCGACAAGTTCCCGAATTACGACGGTTACGAGACCGTCATGTCGGCCCCCAGCGCGAGTCTCCTGTTCGAAGCCAGCAACGTCTACAAGGTGGATGGGTCGAACAAGTACCTGCTCATGGTGGAGGCGTACGACAACAGCCCTCGCTTCTTCAGGTCGTGGACGTCCGAGAGCCTCGACGGCCCCTGGGCTCCCCTGGCGGACACCAAGCAGAACCCTTTCGCCGGCCCTGCCAACGTGACCTACGAAGGCCAGGACTGGAGCGACGACATCAGCCACGGCGAGCTGATCCGCTCCGGGCACGACGAGAAGATGACCATCGACCCGTGCGACCTGCGGTTCCTCTACCAGGGCAGAGATCCGAAAGTCGGGGGTGATTACGGCAAATTGCCCTACAGGCTCGGGATGTTGACGCTCCAGAAGTAG